ACGTTTCAATCGTGAAGCATAAATAAGAACACAactctcttctccttttctctgttgCAGATGGCTCAATAAAAATGGAATTCAGGACATTGAGGATCATGCATTTAATGGAACATATCTGGATGAGCTGTAACTATTTCTGTTGTTTGCAATTCTGAAAAATGAAGATAGTAACTtctgcaagattttttttttcgtttAGTCTCAGATTGTTTCAGCATAAAATATTGTGTTTTTCAGAAATCTAAGTGATAATCACAACCTAGAAAAATTACCAAATGAGGTCTTCCAAGGAGCCAATGGACCTGTTGTTTTGTAAGTAGCAGTTGGATAACATTTTTCTCATTACTGACTCCTTAGAAAAGGTCAGAGAAGAACATATGAATGCCAGTCTGGATTTCAGCATCTTGCAAATCTTGGAGGTCAAGACCAGAGGTCTAgctctgaattttaaaaaaaggaagccATAACTGAAATATCAGTCTAGaacttttattttcactttgtcCTCAAGTTTTTGTGAGTATTGAAGGTGAGAGATTTAGATCCAGGGTCATAAACTGGATCAAGAGAGGAGtcattctgctttgttttttctgctaaaaaaaaaaaagcttttggttttctgtttgagCAAAATCAAGACTGGGTGAGTGGTTCTAATGCTGAAATCTGAATTACTTGCCACTGAAAATCTGCCCCTGCATCTGTGCAGCTTGATTCTGAAGCGAAATTCCCATCCTacagggatggggattgggATAGGTATGAGATACATCCCTCCCAGTTGCAGCAGGATGTCCTTGGTGAGTGATGAGGTGGGAATCAATAACTCAGCAGTAGAAATTCAGCAGTAGGATGCTCATGGATCTCAGCCACCATTACCTCAAGCCACAGTTTGCCACAGCCTCCAAAAATATATGAGTTTGCTCATCTGCCTGTGTTTCTGAGCACCACACGTAAGGGCTGCAAGAGGGATGTGAGGTTCTTTTTTCATCTCACTGATTCATTGGAGCCTTTCTCTCTTTGCATCTACCCTGGTTGTCCAGAAAGGGCTAAAAGTCACCCCAAATAAGTGAGAGGGGTCATTGGAGCTGTTGGAAGATTTTGCACAGATGCTAGAGTGGTTACACATctgaagaggagggagaaaaaattattaacctTCAATTGAGTCCAGAGCTCATCTGAAGGCTTCATTTTCCACTGTGTGTTGATCAGTGCACCTATGATATAAAGAGCTGGGCTTGCTGCATTCTGCTCCACTTCCATTGTTCCTTCAAagcatcttctttttcttggaaaagaCTGACACTGGAGCATCTTTGAATCAGTAGTATCTTAGGTGTTTCTTTGGGAAATCATTGTTTCCTGTAGCAAAAAATAAGTGCATTTTCTTTGCAAGCTATACTTGATACAATCATATTCTGGAGGTTTATCAAATTGATTTGCCTGTAGTTGAGATTCATTTGATAGTTCAATTTCTAACACTGAGTTATTTGTGTAAAAAGTTTTCTGTTCCATTACCAATACATCCACTATTCTGTGGATGGGAAATTACCTTTTTATCCTGGCTGAGATCATGAGAGAAGAGCCTTCTTACTCATCCATCACCAGGGATGTGCTTTCACTTGTGGAAATGATTGACCCATAATCATATCTTTGCTGGGACAAATCatatttttgctgttgctgcaATCAAATCCGTGTTGCAGACTGCAGTGTTCTAATAGAATGAATATCAAGGTGGTTTAACTCCTGATCTTCCTGGACCAGTGTTAAGGAGTCAATTAATGCCAACTTCTATTTTATAATCCATCATATTAAAGTAATgtaaaagaaacacaaatagACAGCACCAATCATGGGCCTTGTGCAGGCTACAGAGTTTCACAAATTAATTCCTCTCTCAGACTTACAGCTCTTGGCTGAATTAGAATCTCTCTTTGGGAAAGACATCAAATTTTGAGTTAAAGGATTTCTGCGTTGACAGTAAGCCAGTAAATCAAATAGCTAATAAATCCCACAACTATACATATTCCTTCTACACAGATATAGACTCTCTTTCCAACTTTGAGTTTCATAGCTTCAATTTTCAGCTGCACTGTTTCATTTAATggtctgcagctcctctcagagctgcagtggctTGCACCAGCCTTTGCTGGCATCCTTGGTTCTCTAGCTGTGTCCTGGCTCAGTGCAGAGCGAGCCATGGCTGTGCCCCATCTCACCCttgcaatttttcttcattgaTAGTCCCACATTTggatgctgcaggagagctccagcagatccccagctccacagctgAGCCCTGAAGTTCAGCAGAGATCAGTTTAAATACAAGCACGAAGAAAATTGTTCTCTCCAGTCCGCctatcctgctctgatttctgctccaggagctattttttgctgtttctgtagGTGTCTTTCAGACCTCATCAGCTGGTCAGTACTTCTGCTAATCCAACAGAGACTCCCAGTGGGAAAGGGAAGTGTTTGGAGGAGAAGGCAGATTCATTTTGCTGTTCCTGCACCGGCTGCTGCCAAGGCTGATGACTCACAGCCAAGCAACAATAACACAAGAACATGTATTTCAATTGCTGATGCCTTCTGGTTTGATTTCCTACTGCCACTTTATAATCTTCTCCATCAGACTTATTTAATTTATCAAGCCTCTAACTAGAGAACAGCATCCCAAAGAACCTCTGTGCTGAGGTGTGTGTGGTAACTCAGTGGAGTAATTTACTAAAGCACCTGCACAAtgtctgtgtttgctttttggGGCTTTTCAGTGGTGTATCCATAGCTATCCCTCACAGacatactgaaaaaaaacccacagggTATGCAAAGCACTTTCCCTAACTCACATCTGTTTATGTGTGATAATGagcataaaaagaaaagtttcttcAATAAGTAACAAGTCTTTCTGGGAAAACTATTAAATATCTTTGAAACTATTTAGAGATGATGAAAGATTCAGAAAACTTTTAGATATTTTTAAGCTCTATCCCtattcatatttatttccaCACAGTGTAAAACCAATTTGGATGCAGTCATGCTTTTTATCTAACAAGccaaaggaaacattttttttttcctgtgctcttATTCAGAACTAAGAAGTTACACATTCTCTTAATGATGCCATGAGAGTTGCTGTCTCTGGATTTAAGCAGAAACCTGCTGTTTAGTTTTTGACTCATGAGCACACGCTCTGGTGACAGTTTTCATTAGGcagagcactgagggcagcatCAGCATCAGAGTGAAAATTGAGGCTGCTCATTGCAGCCTAATTGCCTCTTCAAGCGTCCAAGGTAGAAATCGATGGCCCAAAATTTCTCATCAGCTGCCAGGTTTAGCTCCTGTAGAAACAGGCCCAGGACCTCAGGACCTCTTCTGTGAGAGGTGTGGcttctctcagcctgccctgcagaAGTTCACAGCACTTAGGAACACACCAATCTGTCTTCTGTAAAAGCCACAGTCCCAGTTGGGGGCAGAGGAGTGGGATTTGTGTTTGCTCCTCTCTGCCACAGCCCATTGTCCAGCTGCTGAAGGTGGCACATTCCTTCAGAGCCTGGATGTAAAGCCTCAACTGTGGGCACAGCATGGACACAAGATCCTCTTTACCAATTTTACAAACTGCTTCATCATCTGCCTATAAACTTCTTACGCTTGGCTGGTGCTCAAATAGAGCCCTTTCCTGGTactcattttgctttttagaCCAGAGAACAGAGGTGCAAATGTGTGTATGGTACATAGTAACTGTCTAAACTTTATTACATGCTGCTAAAACCTGGTCTCCCCCTCACATGGCACCACTCTCCTGTAATAAtgcaataataaaaacaatttgtGCATGTTGGGTGATAGAGATCAAATAAAATGTCCTGACATCACACTGTCAAAGATGAACTGGAAATTGTACCTTTGAGGGGACATGGAGAAAACTGCAAATATTGTCAGTCCAATTCCTTGATTAGGGAGAAATCTGTTCTTTTCTTGGAGAataaggagcagagcagcctcagcaaaCCCTGCATCCTGGATCAGTCTCAGGCTgtgagagcacagggctgaaaGGAGGAAGAGTGATTTTGTGCAATTCACTTTTACCTTTGCTCTCAGGCTGTCATGATCTGAGGGACATGGTTCCTGCAAGGGAATTGCAGAGATGTTTCGCCCCAGCTGCTACAGTCTGGAACGACGGGGATGGATTTTCTCTTAGCCTGGAGATGGAGCACCCTTGGtccttcttccctttcttcacTTGCATTGCACAAGTCAAGATTAAGTGTATGCAGAACGTGTTTCCTTTTAAAAGCCCCTCTAATGCTCCCTTTAGTTCATTCATGGCTGCAGATTCCATCACTGCCTCTGATAGCCTGTCCCACAGTAATTGCCTTCACACAAACGCATCTCTCCCAACTCCTGCAGTCTTGCCCCTTTCTTTGCTTCAGTCTCTGCTATATTTGTTTTCTAAACATCCAAGAAGGTTTTGTTGGGAGTTTTTTGTTCCTAACAGGCTGAACAAGGCCACCCCTGTCTctctttaatgtttttcttcctaatGAGTACAAAATCTGATATCCCCAACCTGTACCCACGTGTGAGCTTCTCTCTTTGTGTTTATTGCCTTTTCCACAGCAGCCTTCCCATGATGTGATGTTCGTATAGCAAACTTCTATTGTGATTTCATCAGCCATTTTGTCTGTCCTTTAACAGTATTATGGGATGATTGCTTCAATTCTGGGTATTTACTAAGCTCAGCATCATATTGCAGTAATAGTTTATGTGCCTGCTAATTTCCATCCAGAAcattgtgggattttttttcttttgttctcacAGACTAACACCACTTGATTGTTGTTTGCAATGGATATTACCTCAGTTTGCTGGAGGAACACCCAATTTAGCACTGGATCATCTTTTCGGTGTTGATTTCCAGCTGATCTGTTTCCAGTCACTGCTCAGAGAATGAGTAGGACAGTATAAAACACATATCCATTGTTGAGCAGTAAATTTGCTTTTTACCAAGATTTTCATATGTTTTCTTAAAGGGATATTTCCAGCACGAAAATCAGTTTCCTGCCAAGTCATGGATTAGAACTCATTAAGAAGCTAAGAGCAAGGTCTACATACAATTTAAAAAAGCTTCCTGACTTAAGCAAATTTAGATCTTTGATTGAGGCAAACTTCACCTATCCTAGCCATTGCTGTGCATTTACAaactggaaaagacaaaagtaAGTGATttaacttgtttttctttctggtgCTTTTCAGCAGTTGATagtgaattaaataaaattccTCAAAGTGTGGATAGAAAAGGTCTCTTCAGTGCAGGTAAGTAAATGGATGGAAATAAATGAATACACAATACGTCCAGGTTTATGCATGCCACACAGTGCACACAGGGAATTATTAAATTTTGATAGCATCAGCACCTTCCCCAGGCACAACTCTGCCCTCACCTGTCATAAATCCATCTTTCACTGGGACCAGCCTGGAGCCACACTGAAGATATTAACCAGGAAACATTTGATAACTCTTTCAGAAGGTGACTGGAGGGAAGGCTGTGGTTGCAGAGAAGCTGGTCAACACTTGTTCATCACTTCAGGAAGGCAACAGGACCACTGAGTGATCCCAAACTCTTCTTTCGGAAAGCCTCATTGAAGTTGGAGCACTGCCCAGCCAAGCATCACAGATACATTTTCTGTTGAGTCCACATTCACTGCAATTTGGGACATGTTTTCTGAGCAGATCCATTTCACACAACTCAacagagcagggtgggaggcTAAGGTGCCTTTTTAGGCTCCAAAAGCAATTTTACatgcttctttttaattttccattacCAAGTTGCAGTGAGGCTTTAGGTATCAGTGATTCTCATTGAGTATTTTCACCTCAGTCACACAGTCTTGAAACGTTCACGTTTAGTAGTTAATGAACCTTCTGAATCTGTGCCACTGGAAAACATGAAGAACTGTTTCCTACAAAAACCCTTGGTATTGTTTGAAATTTTTCCTTCACTTCATGTCCTGAAAGGTTTGGACTTTACCatgagagaaaacaaattatgAACCATTGTTACAATTCAAGACAACATCTTCAGAAGTGGCATAAAACTTcaaagaaaagtaaaaccaTGCAGAGAAAGCATAAACTGTTAGTAGCTTCTCTTTTAATACCCTTTAATAGCCCTTTGTTTTACTTTTAGCATTGTATTGTCTCCAGACAAGGGAAGATAACTGAGTTTGCTGATAactaataaatatttacatgtgTTTATAAAACTGTGTTAAGAGCACAAGTGTGATGGTGGAGACTGTAGTGATGACAGAAGTATCTGACAAAATCCATCACCCATTTTTGGTCCAAAATGCTACGTTTTCACTAGAACAGTTGATCAGCAGACAACGTTTCCACACACTTGTGCAGTCTTATGCAGACACAGTGCCTGGTGGCTTCTGAGCAGAAATGGGTCCAGTCCTTCCAGAACTGGTGGCAAAGTGTTGTTTTCCGATGAGTCCAGTGAAAACATGCTTAGTTATGGATGTGCAAAGGAACACTGATATCACTCTGATTGATATTTTCAACGGGATTTATTTGGCTTCTGGGCTGCTTGGGCCTAATCAGGACCCAAATCCCAGAATCCAGCCCTTAAATTTGCCAACTAGACTTTTCAAAAACAAAGTAACAGTTGCTATTGAAGGGAAGCTACAGGAGGAAATAGTCCTGACCCTGTGGTGAGCTCTCAGTGTCTAGTCCCCTCACCTGGGCTTTGAAAAACTTCCATGCCACACACTCGCACATGGAATTGAAGTCCTCAGCACCCACTACCCCTTAGTACAGCCCCACTTTTGGAAGCCTTTCCCTGGCTAGCAAGAAGGCAAGGAGAACACAACAGAGCCCTTTGCACAGCCTGGGTAAGTGTAATTTTGCAAAGAAATGCCAAGAAAGCTGTGAAGAGctcacacagccccagtgtggatgttcgaggctgggctggagcaccaCGCCTGGTGGGGCTGCTTCTGGAGCAAGTCTGGTCACAACTCCACTTGCCTGGTCAGCAGAACCAAATTGGGAATATTTATCCATGCCTTTAACAGttaccatttttattttctaccaAACATTAGGCATAAATGCAAAATTATGAGAACCTATTGCCTACATGAACCCTTCCTGTCAGCTTCTTTTTTaacataattaaaaattttcacTTCTTTCACACGGTCATGTCTCTTGTAGTGAAATTGGTGTGAAACTGAGATCCTCTCTCCAGattaaagagagagaaagtggATGCATGTGTTTGGTTTGAAGACTGAAAGTATTACCATACACTTCAGCAGAGATTAGTCACACATACAGTAGCTACACCCTCTTTCATTTCAAAGCAGTTTTCATGACAGCTGGCACAAGCTGCGTGTTCACTGAAGGCTGCTCAGGCTGTTTAGAAGTTATTAATACTTTGCATAGTGCTTGATCACACAATGTGTAATATTCCTTTGGTGAGAGCTGTGCttagctcagagcagcagggatttaTTGTGGTGGTGGGAGCCCTGGTGTGACCTGGCTTGTCATGCACCTTCACTGGAGAGGGACATTCCCTGTGGCCATTTGGCTCACAAAATACTTCCAGGCAGTCCAGGGAGTACAAAAAGGATGTCTCATCCTCATCACCCCAGAAGTGCATTTCTAAAgatcacagcagcagctggtgttcACATGAGAACTCTGGGAAGGAATTAAGACAGGGATGTGCAGCCCCTTTCTGGCTGGCTGTTCATGTTTGATTTCCCCTTTTTGAGACTTTTGCAGCACTCAAATCCCTAGATAAAATAAGTTACCATAGTGGATCATGCTCAATCACCTCTCCAAAAactgtctgcagcagcaaacaggTGCTGTTGTGATAACAGAAAGCTTAAACCTGTTACAGCAACAGCGCTTTCTAACTTTTGGAGGATGCCACATCAAGCACAGTTCTGCCAGTCTAAGAAACACAATTAAAACATAAGAcagttttgatttgttttctcattCCAATAAGGATTATGTGCTAAATATTGATCTGTAGTTTGAATAATATGGTGCTGGCCTAAGAAATGATAAGCTGCATTCTTAAGACAAGTCTAGTACAGTATGTTGAACTCCcttcacatttttctgtgaCTGGAAAATAATATCCTTGAAGTATGGATAGGGCAGAGGCCGGATGTTAAAACCCTCAACTTGACATAGGCCATTAGGAACTTCAGCAAGATTTTGGCTTTCCTTGACATAAAGATCACCTTCTGCCCAAAAGAATGGCATTGATATGACTCTGTCCTTACACTTGATCGTTATTTTTTGGAGGAGCTGTCACTTGAAATCCTACTTTTTCAAAAAATGTGGCAGCATCAAGAATGGTGTTTGGGCCTCATCTCACAAGAACATACTATCAGTTGCTCACAACTCACTTAATCGCACTTTTTGGTGAGGATGATTGGCTTGAGATAGGACTTATTACAGAACACAGGTCAAGACTATTTATTCTGCTGAGCATGTTTCTCAGCACACAAtatcctgctgccagcagatcCAGATGAGGCGCATAAAATAACAACTTAAATAACAACTTGTACAAAGGtagtaatttttgtttatttttgtcagAGCACTCTGCCAATTTCAATTTTGTTCTCCAGGTTGCCCTTTCTGCAGTTTATTCTTCTAGTTTACTTGAGCAAAATAATGTTAAACAGTAAGGAAAGTTTACAAAGAGAGGGAATGAATTAACTGTATGATGACACCCATGGTGGCAACAGGAAGCAAGGACCCAAACATCCCTTGGGAAATGATGTTTTAACTTGCTCTGAGTGCACTGCACAGCCCAAAGGGGGAGAAACAGAGGGCAAAGATATGACAAAGAGTCAGTATCAGAGGATGGCTCTTCCTTCCCTTGGGAGTTTCATCTTGCCTGCTGCCAGTACAGGGAACCAGCAGGACACTCCCCATTGCCCTTCCCTGGAGCAAGCACCTTATTCCTTGGGATCCTGCTTTCATTTGGGACACAGGCTGTAAAAATAAGTCAAGAATTAATGAAGTGTAAtcatcagaaatatttaattgtcCTTACAAATCACTCTTGCCTGGGTATATATTTAGGTCCAGGCAGTGCCTccaaaattttagaaaaacttcatttttgcCTCATGCTGAGAAATGATTGGCTACAAACATTACCCTCAGTTCATTTTCAAAGAACCACCAATTGCTGTAGCTTTCAGTGCCCCCAAGTGCCTGTTGCACTAAAAAATGAAGGACTTTTTCTCTGTTATTGCTCCTTGGAAGCCTTTATTCCCTTTCAGCCAGAGAGCTGTTGATATATTGATCAATACTCTGGACCCTTCACTCATCCTTATGCGAGTAGAACACAGGACAGCAAAATGTAATGCCTTGTTATTGCTACTGTGACCTTCATAGTGAATATTTGACCTCacagaaaatcagttttctgaCTCAGTTGACAGTCAAGATAAAAAATATTGATAATGGTAGAGGATGTTCAGAATCTCATAGGAAATGTCCCTCACCTTCTGGTGCTGGACCTTCATTAGTTTTCCTTTCTTGCAGACCCTTTAAACTCAATTTTCAGAAGATGTAGTGAGTGCAGAAAGTCAAAAGGTAAAATTAGGTTACAAAGAAGAATTCTCCCTTTTAGGCTGCTACCAGTTGTTAAAAATTTCAACTTTACTTGCCTAGAGAGTTCTTCTCTCAACTGTActcagagtcagggtggaagATAAGCTGGGGTCCTTTCCTAGAAATTACACATATAAACTGCAGTCTGGCTTGTAGCTGAATGTAGGCAGAGCTGAACTGGGTTGGTTTTACAACAAAACATCAAGTATTTTATTCCATAACTCAGATTAGATCCAAAACTGTGGATGCAAGTTAATGGGACAACCAAATTCTAAGGCAGCCAAAGAGCTGTTGTAAAAACTCATTGTTCATTTCATGTTTATACTTGATATTTCTTGATATCTATGATCTTGTTGGAGGTGATCATCTTTCTATCATCAgccaaaatatttgtttcttctgTAGTCTATGCATGGAGAAGGGCACAGAGCTAATACTCtacaaaataaacccaaacacaaaactATCAAAAATGTTAGTATTTACTTGTGCTActaaaaaatcttaaaatgttttaaaaatgctttctgacagaaacaaaagcaactACTGCTTGCCTTAAAACAttcagtttggtttggtttggtttggtttggtttggtttggtttggtttggtttggtttcgCTTCACTTGATTCCTAATccacttattttaaaaaacagtttttaaGCAAAATGGTCTCCTGTGCCTTGTCTTTCGGTTGGCATCGGTCATCTAGAGATTATCTGGAATCCTGAATGAATTTATTTGTGCTATTTACTTGTGTTACTGGCTAATCACTAATATGATATGAGATACTAAAAATTAACAGCACAAAATGGAGTTTTGTGCCCTGGCAGAGTTACAACATGGTGGTGGTCAAAACCTTTAGAAAAGAGGGAATTTGAGAATTCCTAGCTGACTTGACTCATTCCTCAAAGCTCAGTGTCACACCGGTGTTCATTGTCATGCATTGCCCCCATGCTTGTCAGTGACAGCTTAggtgagaaattaatttctgatgaGGGAGGCTTCTTACAGACTGTGTTATCCAGGTGGATAACTGCATCCTGAGTGTTAGGCAAACAttagcttttcctttcctgtgcaGTTTATGATGTTTCCAAGTCATTTACATGTTCTTGTAGTATTTATAAATAGGGACCAGCCGCACTATTAATTTCAGGCTCCAGGGTAATCTATATAATCAGCTAACCAGAAAAACTGTGCTGTTAATGGAAACTGGaggattttgtgtttgttttttgccTCATACTGTGTTTCTTAGCTTCCAACTCCACTCTTTTTACAATTTCAGGACCGAATTGCATCCTATATGTAGCATATCTCAGGTGAAGCAAGACTTTGAGGAGAAGCCTGGCAAAAAACTACAGAGAAGGTCTGCAGCTGAAGATTATATTTCCAACTATGGCATAGGATTTGACCCAGCAGAGAATGAATTTGACTATGGTTTATGCAATGAAGTAGTGAATGTAGCCTGCTCTCCCAAACCTGATGCTTTCAACCCATGTGAAGATATCATGGGATACAACATTCTGAGAGTCCTGATATGGTTCATCAACATTCTAGCCATTACTGGGAACACTGTTGtcctcattattttaataagCAGTCAATACAAACTCACAGTTCCTCGCTTTCTGATGTGCAATCTTGCCTTTGCCGACCTCTGCATAGGAATCTACCTGCTCTTTATTGCCTCTGTAGACATCCAGACCAAAAGCCAGTACTACAACTATGCCATAGACTGGCAGACCGGGGCAGGGTGCAACGCTGCGGGGTTTTTCACGGTGTTTGCCAGCGAGCTGTCGGTGTACACGCTGACGGTGATCACCCTGGAGCGCTGGCACACCATCACCTACGCCATGCAGCTGCACCGCAAGGTGCGCCTGCGCCACGCCGTGACCGTCATGGCTTTTGGCTGGGTGTTTGCCTTCACGGTAGCGCTCCTCCCCATATTCGGGGTCAGCAGCTACATGAAGGTCAGCATCTGCCTGCCCATGGATATAGAGACACCCTTTGCCCAGGTTTATGTTATGTTTCTCCTGGTGCTGAACGTGCTGGCGTTCGTGGTCATCTGCGTCTGCTACACCTGCATCTACTTCACCGTGCGCAACCCCAACGTCGTCTCCTCCAACAGCGACACCAAGATCGCCAAGCGCATGGCCATACTCATCTTCACCGACTTCCTCTGCATGGCACCAATATCCTTCTTTGCCATATCGGCCTCGCTCAAGGTTCCTCTCATCACGGTGTCCAACTCCAAGatcctgctggttttgttttaccCCATCAACTCCTGCGCTAACCCTTTCCTCTACGCCATTTTCACCAAGACTTTCCGCAGGGATTTCTTCATTCTCCTGAGCAAGTTTGGTTGCTGTGAAATGCAAGCCCAGATTTACAGAACAGAGATCTCCTCGTCTGCTCATACTTTCCACACAAGAAATGGCCATTGCCCTCCTGCATCAAAAAACGGTGATGGCACTATTTATTCTTTAGTTCCCCTGAACCATTTGAACTGAAATGCTTGCATAAATTTATGTCTGAGGCGGTGTGCTAATCACTTGCAAGTATGTGAATTTGAATAATGACTTCAGCATAGCATGCAAACTTgttttttatgaaaagaaaattctttccaATTCCCTATTTTTGTTCAATGAACAATCATCAGAGATGACATACCATCTTCATCAGTTCTTGAAGAACAAAGTGCTGAAGTGTTCATGTAGAACTGTCTCAAGAAATAAATGAGATCACAAACTGGTATCTCCCAGCATGCGGGCAGAGATTCCCTTCATTCTAGGGAGTTGTTAGTTGCTTATTGAGAATTAAGTAGCGGTTAtatacagtttaaaaaaaaaaacaagtagaattaatttcttttcctgtgaatTGTGTTATAGCAATACAGATAATTAGCTTTTTTCATTAATCACATCTCCTGGGGTTACAGGAGACAGAAGGCCAATTTAAGCcctcctccagcacaggcttGCTAGGAATGAGAATATCTCG
This window of the Ammospiza nelsoni isolate bAmmNel1 chromosome 3, bAmmNel1.pri, whole genome shotgun sequence genome carries:
- the FSHR gene encoding LOW QUALITY PROTEIN: follicle-stimulating hormone receptor (The sequence of the model RefSeq protein was modified relative to this genomic sequence to represent the inferred CDS: inserted 1 base in 1 codon), yielding MACPSFWGGSSIQGAGLGGLSVPPFPIKXTGTDVRAEMSPALSCLLLLLLAGCLACQHPACHCLGRVFICQESQVVQVPRDIPANATELRFVLTKMRVIPKGAFTGLVDLEKIEISQNDALEVIEANVFSNLPKLHEIRIEKANNLVYIDKDAFQHLPSLRYLLISNTGLRFLPAVHKVHSFQKVLLDIQDNINIRTIERNSFMGLSSESVILWLNKNGIQDIEDHAFNGTYLDELNLSDNHNLEKLPNEVFQGANGPVVLDISSTKISFLPSHGLELIKKLRARSTYNLKKLPDLSKFRSLIEANFTYPSHCCAFTNWKRQKTELHPICSISQVKQDFEEKPGKKLQRRSAAEDYISNYGIGFDPAENEFDYGLCNEVVNVACSPKPDAFNPCEDIMGYNILRVLIWFINILAITGNTVVLIILISSQYKLTVPRFLMCNLAFADLCIGIYLLFIASVDIQTKSQYYNYAIDWQTGAGCNAAGFFTVFASELSVYTLTVITLERWHTITYAMQLHRKVRLRHAVTVMAFGWVFAFTVALLPIFGVSSYMKVSICLPMDIETPFAQVYVMFLLVLNVLAFVVICVCYTCIYFTVRNPNVVSSNSDTKIAKRMAILIFTDFLCMAPISFFAISASLKVPLITVSNSKILLVLFYPINSCANPFLYAIFTKTFRRDFFILLSKFGCCEMQAQIYRTEISSSAHTFHTRNGHCPPASKNGDGTIYSLVPLNHLN